A window of Haloarchaeobius litoreus contains these coding sequences:
- a CDS encoding DUF6884 domain-containing protein, whose product MPSLLVQSCSKSKQQPGESVPALELYSGFFFKIIKKAKREGAFNDGIDLCILSAEHGLIDSDADIDWYDRRMDADRARYLAPSVKSDLRERAANGYDDVIVNAGKDYHQTIDDISPDFPTTVYTIDGTGIGDKGNTLKRLVRGQTTPAACDDIIQILP is encoded by the coding sequence ATGCCTTCACTGCTGGTGCAGAGTTGTTCTAAATCAAAACAGCAACCGGGTGAGAGCGTGCCCGCGTTGGAATTGTACTCTGGATTCTTCTTCAAAATCATCAAGAAAGCGAAACGAGAGGGTGCGTTTAACGATGGTATCGACTTGTGTATCCTCTCAGCCGAACACGGGCTTATCGACTCGGACGCTGATATCGACTGGTACGACAGACGGATGGACGCCGACCGAGCCAGGTACCTCGCACCGTCCGTGAAATCAGACCTTCGAGAACGCGCCGCCAACGGTTACGACGATGTCATCGTCAACGCCGGGAAGGACTATCATCAAACCATTGATGACATTAGCCCGGATTTCCCGACCACGGTTTACACGATCGACGGTACTGGCATCGGAGACAAGGGCAACACGCTTAAGCGACTCGTCCGTGGTCAGACAACGCCTGCAGCCTGCGACGACATTATTCAAATTCTCCCGTGA